From the genome of Marinilabiliales bacterium:
CCAAAATACCGGCATTTGTTTAACTTTGCACGGCCTCACTATTTGAGCTAATAACCTTATCAATAACCTGCATGGCCGATACCAATTTTGTCGATTACGTAAAGATATTCTGCCGCTCGGGTAAAGGCGGTGCAGGATCGGTGCATTTTCACAGGGACAAGTTCACCTCAAAAGGCGGGCCCGACGGGGGCGATGGCGGTCGCGGGGGGCATGTTATCCTGCGCGGCAATTCCCATCTGTGGACACTTATTCATCTGAAATACAGGCGTCATGTATTTGCAGAGAACGGCGAGCCCGGCTCTTCGGCCCAGAAGACCGGGGCAAGCGGCAATGACAAAGTGGTTGAGGTCCCCCTGGGAACTGTTGCCAAAGATGCAGAGACAGGCAGGGTGATCTTTGAAATTACCGGGCACGGCGAAGAGAGGATCATGGCAGAAGGGGGAAGGGGCGGACTGGGAAATGTCAACTTTAAAAGCGCCACGATGCAGACCCCCCGTTTTGCCCAGCCCGGCGAGGACGCCGTCGAGGGCTGGTTCATCCTCGAGCTGAAGATACTGGCCGATGTGGGACTGGTGGGATTTCCCAACGCGGGCAAGTCGACACTCCTCTCGGTGGTGTCGGCCGCGAAGCCAAAGATCGCCAACTACCCTTTCACCACGCTGGTGCCCAACCTGGGCATTGTACCATACAGGGACAGCAGGTCATTTGCCATGGCCGACATACCGGGCATCATTGAGGGGGCGCATGAGGGACGGGGACTCGGACTGCGGTTTTTGAGACATATAGAGCGTAATGCCATGCTCCTTTTCATGGTGCCGGCCGACAGTCCCGGCATCAAAAATGAATACGATGTGCTTATCAGCGAGTTGCGCAAGTACAATCCCGAACTTCTCGACAAGGAGAGGCTGCTTGCCGTTACCAAGTCAGATATGCTGGATGAGGAGCTGAAGAACGAGTTGTCGGCCGAACTTGAGAGGGATTTACCCGGAGTACCGAAAATGTTTATCTCTGCGGTAACGGGCGACGGAATAGATAAGCTGAAAGACAGGCTGTGGAAAATATTGAACCGTTAACCTGTTATCAGCAGCTGTGAGCAGAGTTTCATGTCTACCCGGAAGGTTTACGCCCGTGCTGACTCTTGCCTGAACAGTCCGGTCCATGCCGTCAACTTTGGCATGTAAATTGTCGTATGTTTTTCAGATACAACAACCAACAGCCATGTTACCGAAAACAAATACTACCAAAATCAAGCAGCAGCACAGGCGGGGAGCCCTGTTTTCTGCCGCATGGGCGCTGCTGGCAGCAGTTTTATTGCTGCTGCCCTCCTGTTACAAGGGAGAGTACGGCCAGCCGGGACTTGCCTTTGTTGCATTTACCTGGATTGATGACGAGCCCGCCTACATTGAGATCGAAAATGAGTTCATACCCCCGGTGTTTTACTGGGACTGGTTCTACCGGGTCGATCCGGGACTCTATTATATCTATTACGAAGGCGTCCACCGGAGGGGCGGAAGACTTAACCCGTACGCGTGGGAACTGGAATATGAGGTCTGGGAGAACCCGGGCAAAAAGGGTAAACACCCCTGGCAGGTCGGCCCCGACGGACCGGATGCCTATTTTACCATAGAGCTTACACCATTTGGCCCTGAAGTATTCTATGAAGAGGTCTACCCTGAAAAGTCGGCACAACTGGAAGATGAGACTGAGATAATTATGAATAACGGTGATGTCATCATAATTGAAAAACAAAACAAAAACCACACCCTGAGGCTCACCTACAGGAAGGTGGCGCCCCGGAATGACAGCAACCAGTAAAGGCAATTATCACTCCATATACAGCACCACCTATCTGATCCGGGCCGGGCAGGCCCGGAAAAAGCCCTCAGATCCCGAGCCGGTAAAACCCTGCATAAAAGATGTACCTTCCGGTGATCTCTGCCACAAAGACCAGTGCAAGCGCGACAAGAAGATATCTCCTGAACGACCTGTCACCCCAGGCTGAGGGCACAGCAAGGCGGAACAGGATCATTCCCGTACCTGCAGTAAGCAAGAGGTAATACAGGATATCCATCAGAAGCGGCAGATCCCTGGGTGGAAATGCAGCCTGTCCCGGATCGGGCGCGGGCCCTGAACCGGTCACAACTCTTA
Proteins encoded in this window:
- the obgE gene encoding GTPase ObgE, whose protein sequence is MADTNFVDYVKIFCRSGKGGAGSVHFHRDKFTSKGGPDGGDGGRGGHVILRGNSHLWTLIHLKYRRHVFAENGEPGSSAQKTGASGNDKVVEVPLGTVAKDAETGRVIFEITGHGEERIMAEGGRGGLGNVNFKSATMQTPRFAQPGEDAVEGWFILELKILADVGLVGFPNAGKSTLLSVVSAAKPKIANYPFTTLVPNLGIVPYRDSRSFAMADIPGIIEGAHEGRGLGLRFLRHIERNAMLLFMVPADSPGIKNEYDVLISELRKYNPELLDKERLLAVTKSDMLDEELKNELSAELERDLPGVPKMFISAVTGDGIDKLKDRLWKILNR